One genomic region from Pirellulales bacterium encodes:
- a CDS encoding aldehyde dehydrogenase family protein — MKMFVAGHWIDKPEKLEVHNPFDDSVVDTVPKADHTDVDKALASAVEGACIMRAMPGYERFQMLHEAAQLMKKQSAELARTITLEEGKPILESKGEVARAIETMELSSEEAKRIGGEVLPIDGASNGAGKLAFTLRVPCGVVVAITPFNFPLNLPCHKVGPALAAGNAVILKPASDTPLVALKLVEILLEAGLPSQAISCLTGSGGTLGEALCTDSRVRKISFTGSRDMGEKIIKLAGLKRVTMELGANCPMIVLEDSDLEAVAEAIAVTGYSNAGQTCISTQRVLALPTVYDDLLDALKPKVEALKPGNPLEETTKIGPMIRRRDAVRVNQWLDEAVRGGARLVIGGKHHGSFHDATIVADVKPSMRVSCEELFGPAVAVTSCKDIDEAIRIANDTNYGLSAAIFTRDLNRALQFCREVDSGNLHVNWGPQWRADLMPYGGLKESGIGKEGPRYAVEEMTEVKTVVIHGL; from the coding sequence ATGAAAATGTTCGTTGCCGGACACTGGATTGACAAGCCCGAAAAATTGGAAGTGCATAATCCATTCGACGATTCGGTGGTTGATACCGTGCCGAAAGCAGATCACACCGATGTCGATAAGGCACTGGCTTCAGCCGTGGAGGGGGCCTGCATCATGCGGGCAATGCCGGGCTACGAGCGATTTCAGATGCTTCATGAAGCTGCTCAGTTAATGAAGAAGCAAAGCGCTGAACTTGCACGCACGATTACGCTGGAAGAAGGCAAGCCAATTCTCGAATCGAAAGGCGAAGTTGCGCGCGCGATTGAAACGATGGAGCTTTCTTCGGAAGAAGCCAAACGAATCGGCGGAGAAGTATTGCCAATCGATGGTGCGAGTAACGGCGCGGGCAAATTGGCCTTTACATTGCGGGTTCCATGTGGCGTGGTTGTAGCTATTACACCATTTAATTTTCCACTCAACTTGCCATGCCATAAAGTTGGACCAGCGCTTGCAGCAGGCAATGCTGTGATTCTCAAGCCCGCCAGTGACACGCCGTTGGTTGCGTTAAAGCTTGTGGAAATTTTGCTGGAAGCTGGCCTGCCGTCCCAGGCCATATCGTGCCTGACTGGTAGCGGCGGGACGTTGGGCGAAGCCTTATGCACAGATTCGCGCGTGCGAAAAATAAGCTTTACCGGCAGCCGTGACATGGGAGAAAAGATCATCAAGCTAGCTGGACTAAAGCGCGTAACGATGGAATTAGGTGCGAATTGTCCGATGATCGTACTGGAAGATTCTGATCTTGAGGCCGTGGCCGAAGCGATCGCTGTTACTGGCTATTCAAACGCGGGTCAGACTTGTATTTCCACACAGCGGGTATTGGCCCTGCCAACCGTCTATGATGATTTGCTCGATGCTTTGAAACCGAAAGTAGAGGCGTTGAAGCCAGGCAATCCTTTGGAAGAAACAACCAAAATTGGACCGATGATTCGCCGGCGAGATGCTGTGCGAGTGAACCAGTGGCTTGACGAAGCTGTGCGGGGAGGCGCCCGATTGGTAATCGGAGGCAAACATCACGGATCATTTCACGACGCAACCATCGTCGCCGATGTGAAGCCAAGCATGCGAGTAAGTTGCGAAGAATTATTTGGGCCGGCAGTTGCGGTCACTAGTTGTAAAGATATTGACGAAGCCATCCGGATTGCCAATGACACCAACTACGGACTGAGCGCGGCAATTTTTACTCGCGACCTAAACCGTGCATTGCAATTTTGCCGTGAAGTTGATTCAGGCAATTTGCATGTCAACTGGGGCCCTCAATGGCGAGCCGATTTAATGCCCTATGGTGGGCTGAAAGAAAGCGGCATCGGTAAGGAAGGCCCGCGTTATGCTGTCGAGGAAATGACTGAAGTCAAGACAGTCGTGATTCACGGTTTGTGA
- a CDS encoding ABC transporter substrate-binding protein, with the protein MRIASLISAGTEMLFALGLGDQVVAVSHECDWPLECQRLPKATQSNIDSTATSCAIDQQVQSLFQEGKPLYEIYTALLAELQPDLIVTQAQCDVCAVSYTDVLEIVQNYPRLQKTRVFSLNPQSLSDVLNDISKLGNATGAVAQAQQLVAGLQRRIEQVRSQTAAIPKAKRPRAALIEWTNPLMLAGNWVPELVELAGGH; encoded by the coding sequence ATGCGCATCGCATCATTAATATCAGCCGGCACAGAAATGCTATTTGCGCTTGGACTAGGCGACCAAGTGGTCGCAGTTAGTCACGAGTGTGATTGGCCACTTGAATGCCAAAGGTTGCCCAAAGCGACGCAATCAAATATCGATTCTACGGCCACCAGCTGTGCAATCGACCAGCAGGTTCAGTCGCTGTTTCAGGAAGGCAAACCCCTGTATGAAATTTACACCGCATTGTTGGCAGAATTACAACCAGATTTGATTGTCACGCAGGCTCAGTGTGATGTCTGTGCGGTGAGTTATACGGACGTATTAGAAATTGTGCAGAATTATCCTAGATTACAGAAGACTCGTGTGTTTTCACTAAATCCGCAATCGCTCTCAGACGTGTTGAATGATATTAGCAAGTTAGGCAATGCAACTGGTGCAGTTGCGCAGGCACAGCAACTAGTGGCCGGCTTGCAGCGGCGAATCGAGCAAGTTCGCTCCCAGACCGCGGCTATTCCAAAAGCAAAGCGACCAAGAGCGGCTCTCATCGAGTGGACCAATCCGCTGATGCTGGCTGGGAATTGGGTACCCGAACTAGTCGAGTTGGCTGGCGGTCATT